The Flavobacterium jumunjinense genome includes a region encoding these proteins:
- a CDS encoding uroporphyrinogen-III synthase: MITVLATKKLTKTQKKSFENNRLQVVDKNFIKTKIVPFEINILNEILLFTSKNAVKSVLKNSNSLTSKKCICVGSKTKKYLEKKGFEVIDYRNNAEQLANFIITKHKEKTFTFFSGNLRKNDLPKVLIENNVVYNEITVYETYLKPHKLETAFNGIAFFSPSGVSSYLKNNELKNEVCFCIGKTTAKALENKTQNIKIITQPSVENVIEEIIKYYN, from the coding sequence ATGATAACTGTTTTAGCAACCAAAAAGCTTACTAAAACTCAGAAGAAATCATTTGAGAATAATAGGTTACAAGTTGTAGATAAAAACTTTATTAAAACGAAAATAGTTCCATTTGAAATAAATATTCTAAATGAAATTCTACTTTTCACAAGTAAAAACGCTGTAAAAAGTGTTTTAAAAAATTCAAATTCACTTACTTCAAAAAAATGCATTTGTGTAGGGAGTAAAACTAAAAAGTATTTAGAGAAAAAAGGTTTTGAAGTGATTGATTATAGAAATAATGCTGAACAACTAGCTAATTTTATAATTACTAAACACAAAGAAAAGACATTTACCTTTTTCTCTGGTAACCTTAGAAAAAACGATTTACCAAAAGTTTTAATTGAAAACAATGTTGTATATAATGAAATAACTGTTTATGAAACCTATCTAAAACCTCATAAATTAGAAACAGCTTTTAACGGAATAGCATTTTTTAGTCCATCAGGTGTTTCAAGTTATTTAAAGAACAACGAATTAAAGAATGAAGTTTGTTTTTGTATTGGTAAAACCACCGCAAAAGCATTAGAGAACAAAACACAAAATATAAAAATAATTACACAACCATCTGTTGAAAATGTAATTGAAGAAATAATAAAATATTATAATTAA
- a CDS encoding DinB family protein: MKYFIIILSVISFANVFAQDEPISAFLEKWENSKKYLLELAEAMPEDKYNFKPTEREMDFGEQLLHIKVNMDWLSTSYFGAEKIEKPKEASTYTKAEIITFLETSFNAVSKAIETTKPKSLKEKVDFFAGPKTKLQILNLLQDHVTHHRGQIIVYLNLNEIKPPKYVGW; encoded by the coding sequence ATGAAGTATTTTATTATTATTCTTTCTGTAATTTCTTTTGCTAATGTGTTCGCACAAGATGAACCAATTAGTGCCTTTTTAGAAAAATGGGAAAACTCAAAAAAGTATCTTTTAGAATTAGCTGAAGCAATGCCAGAAGATAAATATAATTTCAAGCCTACGGAAAGAGAAATGGATTTCGGTGAACAACTATTACATATTAAAGTAAATATGGATTGGCTAAGCACTAGCTATTTTGGTGCAGAAAAAATAGAAAAACCGAAAGAAGCATCTACCTATACAAAAGCAGAGATAATTACATTTTTAGAAACTTCTTTTAATGCAGTTTCGAAAGCAATTGAAACAACAAAGCCGAAAAGCTTAAAAGAGAAAGTAGACTTCTTTGCTGGACCAAAAACTAAATTACAAATTTTGAACTTACTTCAAGATCATGTTACACATCATCGCGGACAAATTATAGTATACCTCAACCTTAACGAAATAAAACCACCTAAATATGTTGGCTGGTAA
- the hemE gene encoding uroporphyrinogen decarboxylase translates to MIKNDLFLRALNNETVERPPVWMMRQAGRYLPEFMAIKEKYDFFTRCKTPELASEITIQPIRIIKPDAAILFSDILVIPQAMGIDVELEDGIGPVLPNPIRKTSDVDKVLVPDINETLGYVMDAIDMTREKLDNEVPLIGFAGSPWTIFCYAVEGKGSKSFDKAKGFCFSNPVAAHLLLQKITDTTILYLKEKVKHGVNAVQIFDSWGGMLSPTDYTEFSWNYINQIVEALADSTKVIVFGKGCWFALDDMAKSKAAAIGVDWTCSPKNARYLTGGKKTLQGNFDPSRLLSPIPVIKKMVHEMIDEFGPDNYIVNLGHGILPNIPVDHAKAFVEAVKEYKRK, encoded by the coding sequence ATGATTAAAAACGACCTTTTTTTAAGAGCTTTAAATAATGAAACTGTAGAACGTCCGCCAGTTTGGATGATGCGTCAAGCAGGACGATATTTGCCAGAATTTATGGCAATCAAAGAAAAATATGATTTTTTTACACGTTGTAAAACTCCAGAATTAGCTTCTGAAATTACAATACAACCCATTCGAATTATAAAGCCAGATGCAGCTATTTTATTCTCTGATATTTTAGTAATTCCACAAGCAATGGGAATTGATGTAGAGTTAGAAGATGGAATCGGACCAGTTTTACCCAATCCAATTCGTAAAACAAGCGATGTTGACAAAGTACTCGTTCCAGATATCAACGAAACTTTAGGTTATGTAATGGATGCTATTGACATGACTAGGGAAAAACTAGACAATGAAGTGCCTTTAATTGGTTTTGCAGGTTCACCTTGGACAATTTTTTGTTATGCTGTTGAAGGAAAAGGTTCAAAAAGTTTCGACAAAGCAAAAGGATTCTGTTTTTCTAATCCTGTTGCTGCACATTTATTATTACAAAAAATCACAGATACAACCATTTTATATTTAAAAGAAAAAGTGAAACATGGTGTAAATGCTGTTCAAATTTTTGACTCATGGGGTGGAATGTTATCTCCTACTGATTACACTGAGTTTTCTTGGAACTACATCAACCAAATTGTTGAAGCTCTTGCTGATTCTACAAAAGTTATCGTTTTTGGAAAAGGGTGTTGGTTTGCTCTTGATGATATGGCAAAATCTAAAGCAGCTGCCATTGGTGTTGACTGGACTTGTTCTCCTAAAAATGCAAGATATTTAACTGGTGGAAAGAAAACGTTACAAGGAAATTTTGATCCTTCACGATTATTATCTCCAATACCAGTAATTAAAAAAATGGTTCATGAAATGATTGATGAATTTGGTCCAGATAATTATATTGTGAACCTTGGTCATGGAATTTTACCAAACATTCCTGTAGACCATGCAAAAGCATTTGTAGAAGCGGTTAAAGAGTATAAAAGAAAGTAG
- a CDS encoding potassium channel family protein yields the protein MKIIVFGLGNFGMSLALSLTETGNEVIGIDKQMDKINLVKDKISHAICMDSTNELAYDAVPLKDADKVVVAIGENEGAAIITTAIIKKLSDVKIISRALSPIHDTVLEAMGIYSIIHPEQDSADRLTKQINFKSTLENYQLDNNYTISEVKAKKEFFGKTLEELDSIDKYSLTLITIIRKKEKRNLIGKKTITRETIGRTTPETVVEDDDILVVYGYNKDIEMYCMGQEEFDLRNKKI from the coding sequence ATGAAAATAATCGTTTTTGGACTTGGTAATTTTGGTATGTCTTTAGCTTTAAGTCTAACCGAAACAGGAAATGAAGTTATAGGTATCGATAAACAAATGGACAAGATAAATCTTGTAAAAGATAAAATTTCTCATGCCATTTGTATGGATTCAACTAATGAACTTGCTTATGATGCTGTTCCTTTAAAAGATGCAGACAAGGTTGTTGTTGCAATTGGAGAGAATGAAGGTGCTGCAATTATTACAACTGCAATTATCAAGAAACTCAGTGATGTAAAAATTATCAGTAGAGCTTTATCACCAATACACGATACAGTTCTTGAAGCAATGGGAATATATAGTATCATTCATCCTGAACAAGATTCTGCTGATAGACTAACAAAACAAATCAATTTCAAATCCACTTTAGAAAATTATCAATTAGATAATAATTATACTATTTCAGAAGTAAAAGCTAAGAAAGAATTTTTCGGCAAAACACTTGAAGAATTAGACTCTATCGATAAATATAGCCTTACTTTAATTACAATTATTCGTAAAAAAGAGAAACGAAATCTAATTGGAAAAAAAACAATAACTAGAGAAACTATCGGAAGAACAACTCCTGAAACTGTGGTTGAAGATGATGATATTTTAGTAGTTTATGGCTATAATAAAGATATAGAAATGTATTGTATGGGTCAAGAAGAATTTGATTTAAGAAACAAAAAAATCTAA
- the dprA gene encoding DNA-processing protein DprA: MLQNELYYTLALLQVEGVGDIIAKKLINHCGSAEEIFKSKRSTLAKIDGIGKSLLSNLQDKSVFQKTDNELLFIENENINLLYYQDNNYPERLKQCFDSPVLLFQSGNVNLQNRKIISVVGTRQVTTYGTEFTKKLIEELIPLNPIIVSGFAYGVDIVAHQTAMDLGLQTIGVLAHGLNQIYPKVHKKHMVRMEENGGFLTEFWSHSKPDRENFVRRNRIVAGMSEATIVIESAEKGGSLITAQIANDYNRDVFAVPGRTTDKYSHGCNNLIKTQRAHVLTSAADLVYILNWELVSKNTEKAIQKQLFISLTDEEQKIYDYLQNKENESIDTIALDCEIPIFKTSSILLNMELKGVIRPLPGKLFEII, translated from the coding sequence ATGTTACAAAACGAATTATACTACACGCTTGCGTTATTGCAAGTAGAAGGAGTAGGTGATATTATTGCCAAAAAACTCATTAACCATTGTGGTTCTGCGGAAGAAATTTTTAAATCTAAGAGATCCACTCTAGCCAAAATTGATGGTATCGGTAAATCATTACTCTCTAATTTACAGGACAAATCTGTTTTTCAAAAAACCGATAATGAGTTGCTATTCATTGAAAATGAAAATATTAATCTACTCTATTATCAAGATAATAATTATCCTGAACGATTAAAACAATGTTTCGATAGTCCGGTATTATTATTTCAATCGGGTAATGTTAATTTACAAAACCGAAAGATAATTAGTGTTGTAGGCACAAGACAAGTTACTACTTATGGTACTGAATTCACTAAAAAACTAATTGAAGAACTAATACCTTTAAATCCTATAATTGTTAGTGGTTTTGCTTATGGTGTAGATATTGTAGCACATCAAACTGCAATGGATTTAGGCTTACAAACTATTGGCGTTTTAGCACATGGTCTTAATCAAATATATCCTAAAGTACATAAAAAACACATGGTTAGAATGGAAGAAAATGGTGGTTTTCTTACCGAATTCTGGAGTCATTCTAAACCCGATAGAGAAAACTTTGTTCGACGAAATCGTATTGTTGCTGGAATGAGTGAAGCTACAATTGTTATTGAAAGTGCAGAAAAAGGAGGGTCTTTAATTACTGCTCAAATTGCTAATGATTATAATCGAGATGTTTTTGCTGTTCCAGGCAGAACAACCGATAAATATAGTCATGGTTGCAATAACCTTATTAAAACGCAACGTGCACACGTATTAACTTCTGCAGCAGATTTAGTTTACATTTTAAATTGGGAATTAGTTTCTAAAAATACCGAAAAAGCAATTCAAAAGCAATTGTTCATTTCTTTAACGGATGAAGAACAAAAAATATATGACTATCTTCAAAATAAAGAAAATGAATCTATTGATACAATAGCTTTAGATTGTGAAATTCCTATCTTCAAAACTTCTTCTATTTTATTAAATATGGAATTAAAAGGAGTCATTCGTCCGTTACCTGGAAAACTGTTTGAAATTATTTAA
- a CDS encoding DUF4421 family protein: MKCLGLLLLCVFNFVSAQDEGEILHAKRHKYDPNYRVNYFDKMIFKLDLNGDVDNYTIPNLNTSSYSESKFIPNQKTKLRLSFDYKFLGLFVSFSPDFFSNNETTYGKTKTLDLSFKFFYNDRLRQEVEYKKIRGFYLEHFDELVPIDLYPNLEIKTIGGKTFYILNNNFSYRAFENMTERQIRNAGSFIPSIGYYFNTLKSRRIDESEKSLIKVKSFDAILQYGYMYNFVLGKKWFTTLGFHPGIGLNNSKSYFYEEMIKRQTVLKSTNLNINFDVNFSLGYNNKNLFSGVKVNYKDYQYDSAKTAELINSKLFLDFFIGYRFNENKKIKKAFELFEKKIF, from the coding sequence ATGAAATGTCTTGGATTATTGTTATTATGTGTGTTTAATTTTGTTTCTGCTCAAGATGAAGGAGAAATTCTTCATGCCAAAAGACATAAATATGATCCAAATTATAGAGTAAACTATTTCGATAAAATGATTTTTAAATTAGATTTAAATGGTGATGTCGATAACTATACTATTCCTAATTTAAACACAAGTTCTTATTCTGAAAGTAAATTTATTCCCAATCAAAAAACAAAACTTAGACTTTCTTTTGATTATAAATTCTTAGGGCTTTTTGTCTCTTTCTCACCTGATTTTTTTTCTAATAATGAGACAACTTATGGGAAAACTAAAACATTAGATTTGAGTTTTAAGTTTTTCTATAATGACAGATTACGACAAGAAGTAGAATATAAAAAAATTAGAGGTTTCTATCTTGAACATTTTGATGAACTAGTCCCTATAGACTTATATCCTAATCTTGAGATTAAAACTATTGGTGGAAAAACATTCTATATTTTAAACAATAATTTTTCTTATCGTGCTTTTGAAAACATGACCGAAAGACAAATAAGAAATGCAGGAAGTTTTATTCCTTCTATTGGTTACTATTTCAACACCCTTAAATCGAGAAGGATTGATGAAAGTGAAAAATCGCTCATTAAGGTAAAATCTTTTGATGCTATTTTACAATATGGTTATATGTATAATTTTGTATTAGGAAAAAAATGGTTCACAACACTTGGTTTTCATCCAGGAATAGGACTCAATAATTCTAAAAGTTATTTCTATGAAGAAATGATAAAAAGACAAACCGTACTAAAATCGACTAATTTAAATATTAATTTTGATGTAAACTTTTCATTGGGCTATAACAATAAGAACTTGTTTTCTGGTGTAAAAGTAAATTATAAGGATTATCAATATGACAGTGCCAAAACAGCTGAGCTTATTAATTCTAAACTTTTTCTCGATTTCTTTATTGGGTATCGTTTTAATGAAAACAAGAAAATAAAGAAAGCTTTTGAACTTTTTGAAAAAAAGATTTTTTAA
- the hemF gene encoding oxygen-dependent coproporphyrinogen oxidase produces MKDKFYAYIQKLQDQICKGLEEVDRKTKFREDLWDRPEGGGGRTRVIENGTVFEKGGVNISAVHGKLPDSMQKLFNVGEADFFACGLSLVLHPKNPMVPTVHANWRYFEMYDDNGNVINSWFGGGQDLTPYYLFEEDAKHFHQTCKTACDKHNPEFYTKYKKQCDDYFWNTHRNEARGIGGLFFDYCKATETTLMEDWYNFVTEVGNSFLEAYVPIVERRKELVFSDEQRTWQEIRRGRYVEFNLVHDKGTLFGLKTNGRIESILMSLPPHVQWVYDHQPKEGSDEEKLINTLQNPTDWV; encoded by the coding sequence ATGAAAGATAAATTTTACGCATACATACAAAAATTACAAGACCAAATTTGTAAAGGCTTAGAGGAGGTTGATAGGAAAACCAAATTTCGTGAAGATTTGTGGGACAGACCTGAAGGTGGTGGTGGCAGAACACGTGTTATAGAAAACGGTACTGTTTTTGAAAAAGGCGGTGTTAATATTTCTGCTGTTCATGGAAAACTTCCCGATTCTATGCAAAAACTTTTCAATGTTGGTGAAGCCGATTTCTTTGCTTGTGGATTAAGTTTGGTTTTACATCCTAAAAATCCGATGGTACCAACTGTTCATGCGAATTGGAGGTATTTCGAAATGTATGATGATAATGGAAATGTAATCAATAGTTGGTTTGGTGGTGGACAAGATTTAACGCCTTATTATTTGTTTGAAGAAGATGCAAAACATTTTCATCAAACATGTAAAACTGCTTGCGATAAACATAATCCTGAATTTTATACGAAATATAAAAAACAATGTGATGACTATTTTTGGAACACACACCGAAATGAAGCACGTGGCATTGGTGGTTTGTTTTTTGATTATTGTAAGGCTACAGAAACAACTTTGATGGAAGATTGGTATAACTTTGTTACCGAAGTTGGAAATAGTTTTTTAGAAGCTTATGTCCCAATTGTAGAACGCAGAAAAGAACTTGTTTTTTCTGATGAACAACGTACATGGCAAGAAATTCGTCGTGGAAGATATGTAGAATTTAACCTTGTTCATGATAAAGGCACGCTTTTTGGTTTAAAGACAAACGGAAGGATTGAAAGTATTTTAATGAGTTTACCACCACATGTACAATGGGTATATGATCATCAACCAAAAGAAGGCAGCGATGAAGAAAAGCTTATTAATACATTACAAAATCCTACAGATTGGGTTTAA
- a CDS encoding TrkH family potassium uptake protein — translation MERESLLNYIYRFFDIIVLLFIVFDFGYDFGENFNTPHVVGLLILTFLLLVFNTFKFFIYKYKSNKKVALVNMVIISILLITSGIIALINTDFSYHYILQEIKAFLEGGLIVYFLLRLLVLVRHVYDIYFNPAIVFVGSFLILALSGGFLLMLPSATTNGISFTNALFTSTSAVCVTGLAVVDTGKDFTVIGQSIILVLIQLGGIGILTFTSFFAFFFRGSSSFKEGLNTKDFIATEGLKDVFRAALNVVIFTVAVEIIGALFIYSSILNNNSINNKFFFSVFHSISAFCNAGFSIFSNGLYDESIRFHYFFQWIIIILIIFGGLGHNIIFNFYKYLKTYILEIFDKKLIHKQVPVIKINTKIVIYTTIILLFVGWVFLFISEFNNTLLEHKTAFGKITNAAFNSVTPRTAGFNTVDFTKFTVPSLLFIIFLMWIGASPASTGGGVKTSTFALATLNIYAVARGRNKIQIFGRRISSESTSRAFAILCISLIVIGISIMALLILEPKDTPLLTVVFECFSAYSTVGLSLNFTSTLSEPSKYVIMAVMFIGRIGMLNLMIGLLRQLNHQFYEYPKENILIN, via the coding sequence ATGGAAAGAGAATCATTACTCAATTATATTTACCGCTTTTTTGATATCATTGTATTACTTTTCATTGTATTTGATTTTGGCTATGACTTTGGAGAAAATTTCAATACACCACACGTTGTTGGTCTATTAATATTAACTTTTCTATTACTGGTATTTAATACTTTTAAATTTTTCATCTATAAATATAAAAGCAATAAGAAAGTCGCCTTGGTAAACATGGTCATCATCTCCATTTTACTTATTACGTCTGGAATTATTGCGTTAATTAACACTGACTTTAGTTATCATTATATTCTTCAAGAAATAAAAGCCTTTCTAGAAGGAGGTTTAATCGTCTATTTCCTTTTAAGATTACTAGTTCTAGTTAGACATGTCTATGATATTTACTTTAATCCTGCCATTGTTTTTGTTGGTAGTTTTTTAATACTTGCGTTATCTGGAGGATTCTTATTAATGCTTCCAAGTGCAACAACAAATGGAATTAGCTTTACAAATGCACTCTTCACTTCTACAAGTGCTGTTTGTGTAACTGGTTTAGCAGTAGTAGATACTGGTAAAGATTTTACTGTTATTGGGCAATCAATAATATTAGTACTTATACAATTAGGAGGTATTGGAATTCTAACCTTCACTTCATTCTTTGCTTTCTTTTTTAGAGGAAGTTCTTCATTTAAAGAAGGATTGAACACCAAAGATTTTATTGCTACAGAAGGATTAAAAGATGTGTTTAGAGCAGCACTAAATGTGGTAATTTTTACTGTTGCTGTAGAAATAATTGGAGCACTTTTTATTTATTCTTCCATATTGAACAACAACTCTATAAACAATAAATTTTTCTTTTCTGTCTTCCATTCTATCTCTGCATTCTGTAATGCTGGATTTTCAATTTTTTCAAATGGTTTATATGATGAATCTATTCGTTTTCATTATTTCTTTCAATGGATAATCATAATTTTAATCATATTTGGAGGATTAGGACATAATATCATTTTTAATTTCTATAAATATTTAAAAACCTATATATTAGAAATATTTGATAAAAAATTAATACATAAACAAGTACCAGTAATTAAAATTAATACTAAAATAGTAATCTATACTACTATTATTTTATTATTTGTTGGATGGGTGTTTTTGTTTATTTCAGAATTCAATAACACATTATTAGAACATAAAACCGCATTTGGAAAAATCACAAATGCTGCTTTTAATTCTGTAACTCCAAGAACAGCTGGATTCAATACAGTAGACTTCACTAAATTTACCGTTCCATCCTTGTTGTTCATTATTTTCTTAATGTGGATTGGTGCTTCTCCTGCTTCTACTGGTGGTGGAGTAAAAACAAGTACCTTTGCATTAGCAACATTAAATATTTATGCTGTAGCAAGGGGGAGAAACAAAATTCAAATCTTCGGAAGAAGAATAAGTAGCGAATCTACATCTAGGGCTTTTGCGATTTTATGTATTTCATTAATCGTAATTGGAATTTCTATAATGGCGCTACTCATATTAGAACCAAAAGACACACCTTTATTAACCGTGGTTTTTGAATGTTTTTCTGCATATAGTACAGTTGGGTTAAGTTTGAATTTCACTTCGACTTTGTCTGAGCCTAGTAAATATGTAATTATGGCCGTAATGTTTATAGGAAGAATAGGAATGCTCAACTTGATGATTGGCTTATTACGTCAATTGAATCATCAGTTTTATGAGTATCCAAAAGAAAATATATTGATTAACTAA
- the hemB gene encoding porphobilinogen synthase: MFPLRRNRRLRTNESIRSLVRETILTPNDFLVPLFVVEGKGIKEEIPSMPNYFRYSLDLLEKEVKELWAMGLKSVLLFVKVPDNLKDNRGTEALNPNGLMQRAIKTVKNAVPEMIVMTDVALDPYSMYGHDGIIENGLVANDISSSFLAEMALSHAKAGADFVAPSDMMDGRILEMRELLEEENFVNTGIMSYSAKYASALYGPFRDALDSAPVDLIDIPKDKKTYQMDFHNREEATRETRMDIEEGADIVMVKPGIAYLDIVRDIKNMSEVPVAVYQVSGEYAMIKAAAERGWLDHDAIMIEQTTAFKRAGADIIASYFAKDIVKLLK; this comes from the coding sequence ATGTTTCCACTTAGACGCAATCGAAGATTAAGAACAAACGAATCTATTAGAAGTTTAGTTCGCGAAACAATATTAACGCCAAATGATTTCCTTGTACCACTATTTGTTGTAGAAGGCAAAGGCATTAAGGAAGAAATTCCTTCAATGCCAAACTATTTTAGATATAGTTTAGATTTACTTGAAAAAGAAGTAAAAGAGCTTTGGGCAATGGGATTAAAGTCTGTTTTACTTTTTGTAAAAGTACCTGATAACTTGAAAGATAACAGAGGTACAGAGGCACTAAACCCAAATGGATTAATGCAACGCGCTATTAAAACAGTTAAAAATGCAGTTCCAGAAATGATTGTTATGACCGATGTTGCTTTAGACCCATATTCTATGTATGGTCATGATGGAATTATTGAAAACGGACTTGTAGCAAATGATATTTCTTCTAGTTTTTTAGCAGAAATGGCATTGTCTCACGCAAAAGCGGGTGCAGATTTTGTTGCTCCAAGTGACATGATGGATGGAAGAATTTTAGAAATGAGAGAATTACTAGAAGAAGAAAATTTTGTCAATACAGGAATAATGAGTTATTCAGCAAAATATGCTTCTGCTCTTTATGGTCCTTTTCGTGACGCTTTAGATTCTGCTCCTGTTGATTTAATAGACATTCCAAAAGATAAAAAAACCTATCAAATGGATTTTCATAATCGCGAAGAAGCAACTAGAGAAACACGAATGGATATTGAAGAAGGTGCTGACATTGTTATGGTGAAGCCTGGTATTGCTTATTTAGATATTGTTAGAGATATTAAAAACATGAGTGAAGTTCCTGTTGCTGTTTATCAAGTTTCAGGAGAATATGCTATGATAAAAGCAGCAGCAGAAAGAGGCTGGTTAGATCATGATGCCATAATGATAGAGCAAACCACTGCTTTTAAAAGAGCTGGTGCCGATATTATTGCAAGCTATTTTGCAAAAGACATAGTGAAACTATTAAAATAA
- a CDS encoding CNNM domain-containing protein, with the protein MTLLIIYAVTSIFFSFLCSILEAVLLSVTHTFITISKKEGKAFAPKLEAIKADIDKPLITILTLNTIAHTVGAILVGVQAEKTFGNGNNAVAIVSSIMTFLILILSEIIPKTIGAKYWKELASFTTSTLQLLIFPLKITGILWLLQLTTKLIGGTGHTSILSRDDFSAMADIAEKEGVFKESESKVLKNLLSLGSVFAKDIMTPRTVVKIADSAMSIETFYEANRKLRFSRIPIYTTSSDNIIGLVLKTDILDAMINNKGNESLESIKRSIVFTKRNKPIPQLFEELIQNKNHMSAVLDEYGSFSGLVTQEDVIETLLGLEIMDESDSVEDLQKLAKRNLEKRIEELKKSDN; encoded by the coding sequence ATGACATTATTAATCATTTACGCTGTTACTTCTATTTTCTTTTCTTTCCTATGTTCTATTCTCGAAGCTGTTTTACTAAGTGTTACTCACACTTTTATAACCATTTCTAAAAAAGAAGGAAAAGCTTTTGCTCCAAAATTAGAAGCGATAAAAGCAGATATAGACAAACCGTTAATTACAATATTAACACTAAATACTATTGCACATACTGTTGGTGCTATCCTAGTAGGTGTTCAAGCTGAAAAAACATTCGGAAACGGAAATAATGCTGTAGCCATAGTTTCCTCTATAATGACATTTTTAATATTAATTCTATCTGAAATTATACCTAAAACAATAGGTGCAAAATATTGGAAAGAGTTAGCAAGTTTTACAACTAGTACACTACAATTATTAATTTTCCCTTTAAAGATTACAGGAATATTGTGGTTGCTACAGCTTACTACAAAACTAATTGGAGGAACGGGTCATACTTCAATTTTGAGTAGAGATGATTTTTCTGCAATGGCAGATATTGCTGAAAAAGAAGGTGTTTTTAAAGAATCGGAGTCTAAAGTATTAAAAAACCTTTTAAGCTTAGGTTCTGTTTTTGCAAAAGATATAATGACACCTAGAACTGTTGTTAAAATTGCAGATAGCGCAATGTCTATTGAAACTTTCTATGAAGCAAACAGAAAACTCCGTTTTTCTAGAATTCCTATCTATACCACTTCATCAGATAATATTATTGGTTTGGTTTTAAAAACCGATATTTTAGATGCAATGATAAACAATAAAGGGAATGAGTCTTTAGAATCTATCAAAAGAAGCATTGTTTTTACTAAGAGAAACAAACCAATTCCTCAACTTTTTGAAGAGTTAATTCAAAACAAAAACCACATGTCTGCTGTTCTTGATGAATATGGTTCTTTTAGCGGATTAGTTACTCAAGAAGATGTTATTGAAACCTTATTAGGCCTAGAAATAATGGACGAAAGTGATTCGGTAGAAGACCTACAAAAGTTAGCCAAAAGAAACTTAGAAAAAAGAATTGAAGAACTGAAAAAATCTGACAATTAA